The Dioscorea cayenensis subsp. rotundata cultivar TDr96_F1 chromosome 7, TDr96_F1_v2_PseudoChromosome.rev07_lg8_w22 25.fasta, whole genome shotgun sequence genome includes a region encoding these proteins:
- the LOC120265165 gene encoding splicing factor 3B subunit 6-like protein, with protein sequence FLICSGTVTVTLTLTLTLVRSKGINRLRKGNTRLPPEVNRVLYVRNLPFNISSEEMYDIFGKYGAIRQIRLGTNKDTRGTAFVVYEDIYDAKTAVNHLSGFNVANRYLIVLYYQQAKMSKKQDTKKKEEEIMKMQEKYGLSSKDK encoded by the coding sequence TTCCTCATCTGCTCCGGAACCGTAACcgtaaccctaaccctaaccctaaccctagtcaGGAGCAAAGGCATCAATCGCTTGAGAAAGGGGAACACTCGGCTTCCGCCGGAGGTGAACCGTGTGCTTTACGTGCGCAACCTCCCGTTCAACATCTCCAGCGAGGAGATGTACGATATCTTCGGCAAATATGGAGCAATCCGCCAGATCCGGCTGGGCACAAACAAGGACACTCGCGGCACAGCCTTCGTTGTCTACGAGGACATTTATGACGCCAAGACCGCAGTCAACCATCTCTCCGGCTTCAACGTTGCCAATCGCTACCTCATTGTCCTCTATTACCAGCAAGCCAAGATGTCAAAGAAGCAGGACacgaagaagaaggaagaagagatcATGAAGATGCAAGAGAAGTATGGGCTATCATCCAAAGATAAGTAG